The following proteins come from a genomic window of Kitasatospora sp. NBC_01246:
- a CDS encoding NCS2 family permease, with the protein MPVAQPTTESPEPASNAPKPPAGALDRYFRISQRGSTLPREIRGGIATFFTMAYILVLNPIILASATDMTGAHLDSAQLVTATALTAGLTTLLMGVIGNVPIGLAAGLGVNTIVALQLAPKMTWPDAMGMVVLAGFAIMILVATGLRERVMNAVPLGLRKAIAIGIGLFISLVGLVDSGFVSRIPDAAHTTVPLQLGGNGHLLGWPVLVFVLGLLLTLVLVVRKVPGAILVSIVVMTGLAVVIDKVADIPATSWGLTVPSWPGNPVAAPDFGLVGKVSLFGGFEKVGVLTGVLFVFTVLMSCFFDAMGTILGVADEAHLLDAKGDLPGINRILMVDGIATAAGGATSSSANTCFVESTAGVGEGARTGFASIVTGAFFVVALFLTPLATMVPAQAATPALVTVGFLILANSIKEIDWADYTIAIPAFLTIVMMPFTYSITNGIGFGFIAFCVLRLAAGRGREVPIAMYAVSAVFAFYYLMPALGLL; encoded by the coding sequence ATGCCTGTGGCCCAGCCGACCACCGAGTCGCCCGAGCCCGCCTCCAACGCGCCGAAGCCCCCCGCCGGCGCGCTGGACCGCTACTTCCGGATCTCCCAGCGCGGCTCCACCCTGCCGCGCGAGATCCGCGGTGGCATCGCCACCTTCTTCACCATGGCGTACATCCTGGTGCTCAACCCGATCATCCTGGCCAGTGCCACGGACATGACCGGCGCCCACCTGGACAGCGCTCAGCTGGTCACCGCGACCGCGCTCACCGCGGGTCTCACCACCCTGCTGATGGGCGTGATCGGCAACGTCCCGATCGGCCTCGCCGCCGGCTTGGGCGTCAACACCATCGTCGCGCTGCAGCTCGCGCCCAAGATGACCTGGCCGGACGCCATGGGCATGGTGGTGCTGGCCGGTTTCGCGATCATGATCCTGGTCGCCACCGGTCTGCGCGAGCGCGTCATGAACGCCGTCCCGCTCGGCCTGCGCAAGGCGATCGCGATCGGCATCGGCCTCTTCATCAGCCTGGTCGGCCTGGTCGACTCCGGCTTCGTCAGCCGCATCCCGGACGCCGCCCACACCACCGTCCCGCTCCAGCTCGGCGGCAACGGCCACCTGCTCGGCTGGCCGGTGCTGGTCTTCGTGCTCGGCCTGCTGCTCACCCTGGTGCTGGTGGTCCGCAAGGTGCCCGGCGCGATCCTGGTCTCCATCGTCGTGATGACCGGCCTCGCCGTGGTGATCGACAAGGTCGCCGACATCCCGGCCACGAGCTGGGGCCTCACCGTCCCCAGCTGGCCCGGCAACCCGGTGGCGGCGCCCGACTTCGGCCTGGTCGGCAAGGTCAGCCTGTTCGGCGGCTTCGAGAAGGTCGGCGTCCTCACCGGCGTCCTCTTCGTCTTCACCGTCCTGATGTCCTGCTTCTTCGACGCGATGGGCACCATCCTCGGCGTCGCCGACGAGGCCCACCTGCTGGACGCCAAGGGCGACCTGCCCGGCATCAACCGGATCCTGATGGTGGACGGCATCGCCACCGCCGCCGGCGGCGCGACCTCCTCCTCCGCCAACACCTGCTTCGTGGAGTCCACGGCCGGCGTCGGCGAGGGCGCCCGCACCGGCTTCGCCTCGATCGTGACCGGCGCCTTCTTCGTGGTCGCGCTCTTCCTCACCCCGCTCGCCACCATGGTCCCCGCCCAGGCCGCCACCCCGGCCCTGGTCACCGTCGGCTTCCTGATCCTGGCCAACTCGATCAAGGAGATCGACTGGGCCGACTACACGATCGCGATCCCGGCCTTCCTGACCATCGTGATGATGCCGTTCACGTACTCCATCACCAACGGCATCGGCTTCGGCTTCATCGCCTTCTGCGTCCTGCGGCTCGCCGCCGGGCGCGGCCGCGAGGTGCCGATCGCGATGTACGCGGTCTCGGCCGTCTTCGCCTTCTACTACCTGATGCCGGCCCTCGGCCTGCTCTGA
- a CDS encoding DUF2530 domain-containing protein produces MPKSPLHPSPPPLEANDVAIVGGGTVLWFVAFLVLLPFQGTLSDHGHGSWPWICLSGAGLGLIGLWYCRARRDAIARDRAAAAASQTAAGDGGDPATQSD; encoded by the coding sequence ATGCCGAAGAGCCCGCTGCACCCCTCGCCCCCGCCCTTGGAGGCCAACGACGTCGCCATCGTCGGCGGTGGCACGGTGCTGTGGTTCGTCGCCTTCCTGGTCCTGCTCCCCTTCCAGGGCACCCTCTCCGACCACGGCCACGGCAGCTGGCCGTGGATCTGCCTGTCCGGAGCCGGCCTCGGCCTGATCGGCCTCTGGTACTGCCGCGCCCGCCGGGACGCCATCGCCCGCGACCGGGCCGCCGCGGCCGCGTCGCAGACCGCCGCCGGTGACGGCGGCGACCCGGCCACCCAGTCGGACTGA
- a CDS encoding HAD-IC family P-type ATPase — MTHPAQPAEETPGDRHDGAHPLGLLPGRRGGLSTAEVAERVARGDVNDVPVRSSRSTREIVRANVFTRFNAIIGVMFGIILVVGPIQDGLFGLVIVANTAIGIIQEMRAKKTLDSLALIGEARPQVRRDGAVQQIATGEIVLDDTVLLGIGDKVIVDGEVTEADGLEIDESLLTGEPDSVLKQPGDQVMSGSFVVAGAGAFTATKVGREAYAAQLAEEASRFSLVKSELRSGIDSILRFITWLLIPTAIGLIISQLAVEGRDWREAVRRMIAGIVPMVPEGLVLLTSVAFAIGVVRLGRKQCLVQELPAIEGLARVDTVCLDKTGTLTEGGMDVVELRTLPPGPEADGRPRVDAPPGRPVLSDPEVVKQALGVMAGADTRPNPSMQAVIDAYGRGDTEHGNGGGWRVIEAMPFSSARKWSGVQLLEPQGGEASWLLGAPDVLLPTGHPALTEVDELGTKGLRVLLLGRTPVPLDSPDPAADLQPLALVVLQQRLREDAADTLRYFEGQRVRAKVISGDAAVSVGAVASHLGLPGADHPLDARTLPTDPQELADTADRTSVFGRVTPQQKRDLVGALQSRGHTVAMTGDGVNDVLALKDADIGVAMGTGSDATRAVAQIVLLNDSFATLPSVVAEGRRVIGNIERVAGLFLVKTVYSVLLALLVIFTHSPYPFLPRHSTVLSTLTIGIPAFFLALAPNNERARTGFVRRVLRMAVPGGIIAGTATFTAYALARADHATDLKSDTSVATLTLFLVALWVLAIVARPYNWWRLLLIATMGGAFTLVLTVPWLSDFFQLSLSGTRDPWIGVGIALVAGLLLEVSWRIMRRKADD; from the coding sequence ATGACGCACCCTGCGCAGCCTGCCGAAGAGACGCCCGGGGACCGGCACGACGGCGCCCACCCGCTCGGCCTGCTGCCCGGCCGGCGCGGCGGACTGAGCACCGCGGAGGTCGCCGAACGGGTCGCCCGAGGCGACGTCAACGACGTGCCGGTGCGGTCCAGCCGCTCCACCCGGGAGATCGTCCGGGCCAACGTCTTCACCCGGTTCAACGCGATCATCGGCGTGATGTTCGGCATCATCCTGGTCGTCGGACCGATCCAGGACGGACTGTTCGGCCTGGTCATCGTGGCCAACACGGCGATCGGCATCATCCAGGAGATGCGCGCCAAGAAGACCCTGGACAGCCTCGCGCTGATCGGCGAGGCCAGACCGCAGGTCCGCCGGGACGGCGCCGTCCAGCAGATCGCCACCGGCGAGATCGTGCTGGACGACACCGTGCTGCTCGGCATCGGCGACAAGGTGATCGTCGACGGCGAGGTCACCGAGGCGGACGGTCTGGAGATCGACGAATCGCTGCTCACCGGCGAGCCCGACTCGGTCCTGAAGCAGCCGGGCGACCAGGTGATGTCCGGCAGCTTCGTGGTGGCCGGCGCGGGCGCGTTCACCGCCACCAAGGTCGGCCGGGAGGCCTACGCGGCGCAGCTGGCCGAGGAGGCCAGCCGGTTCTCCCTGGTCAAGTCGGAGCTGCGCAGCGGCATCGACAGCATCCTGCGGTTCATCACCTGGCTGCTGATCCCCACCGCGATCGGTCTGATCATCAGCCAGCTCGCGGTGGAGGGACGGGACTGGAGGGAGGCCGTCCGGCGGATGATCGCCGGCATCGTGCCGATGGTCCCCGAGGGCCTGGTACTGCTGACCTCGGTCGCCTTCGCGATCGGGGTGGTCCGGCTGGGCCGCAAGCAGTGCCTGGTGCAGGAGCTGCCCGCGATCGAGGGCCTGGCCCGGGTGGACACCGTCTGCCTGGACAAGACCGGCACCCTCACCGAGGGCGGCATGGACGTCGTCGAGCTGCGCACCCTGCCGCCGGGGCCGGAGGCCGACGGCCGGCCGAGGGTGGACGCGCCGCCGGGCCGGCCGGTCCTCTCCGACCCGGAGGTCGTCAAGCAGGCGCTCGGGGTGATGGCCGGCGCCGACACCCGCCCCAACCCCTCCATGCAGGCCGTCATCGACGCGTACGGCAGGGGCGACACGGAGCACGGCAACGGCGGCGGCTGGCGGGTGATCGAGGCGATGCCCTTCTCCTCCGCCCGCAAGTGGAGCGGGGTGCAGCTGCTGGAACCGCAGGGCGGCGAGGCCAGCTGGCTGCTGGGCGCCCCGGACGTGCTGCTGCCCACCGGCCACCCGGCCCTCACCGAGGTGGACGAACTGGGCACCAAGGGGCTGCGGGTGCTGCTGCTCGGCCGCACGCCCGTCCCGCTGGACTCCCCGGACCCGGCCGCCGACCTCCAGCCGCTCGCCCTGGTGGTGCTCCAGCAGCGGCTGCGCGAGGACGCCGCCGACACCCTGCGCTACTTCGAGGGGCAGCGCGTCCGGGCCAAGGTGATCTCCGGCGACGCCGCCGTCTCGGTCGGCGCGGTCGCCTCGCACCTGGGCCTGCCCGGCGCCGACCACCCGCTGGACGCCCGCACCCTGCCGACCGATCCGCAGGAGCTCGCCGACACCGCCGACCGGACCAGCGTCTTCGGCCGGGTGACCCCGCAGCAGAAGCGCGACCTGGTCGGCGCGCTGCAGTCGCGCGGGCACACCGTGGCGATGACCGGCGACGGCGTCAACGACGTGCTGGCGCTCAAGGACGCCGACATCGGCGTGGCGATGGGCACCGGCAGCGACGCCACCCGGGCGGTCGCGCAGATCGTGCTGCTGAACGACTCCTTCGCCACCCTGCCGTCGGTGGTCGCCGAGGGCCGCCGGGTGATCGGCAACATCGAGCGGGTGGCCGGGCTCTTCCTGGTGAAGACGGTCTACTCGGTCCTGCTCGCCCTCCTGGTGATCTTCACCCACTCGCCGTACCCGTTCCTGCCCCGGCACTCGACAGTGCTCTCCACCCTCACCATCGGGATCCCGGCCTTCTTCCTGGCGCTGGCGCCCAACAACGAACGGGCCAGGACCGGCTTCGTCCGCCGGGTGCTGCGGATGGCCGTGCCGGGCGGGATCATCGCCGGCACGGCCACCTTCACCGCGTACGCGCTGGCCCGGGCCGACCACGCCACGGACCTGAAGTCCGACACCAGCGTGGCGACGCTGACGCTGTTCCTGGTGGCGTTGTGGGTGCTGGCGATCGTCGCCCGGCCGTACAACTGGTGGCGGCTGCTGCTGATCGCGACGATGGGCGGGGCGTTCACGCTGGTGCTGACGGTGCCGTGGCTGTCCGACTTCTTCCAGCTCTCGCTCTCAGGCACCCGGGACCCGTGGATCGGTGTCGGCATCGCCCTGGTGGCCGGACTCCTGCTGGAGGTCTCCTGGCGGATCATGCGGCGGAAGGCGGATGATTGA